A single window of Syntrophus aciditrophicus SB DNA harbors:
- a CDS encoding 3-oxoacyl-[acyl-carrier-protein] synthase III C-terminal domain-containing protein, giving the protein MDIGILAEAYYLPPSKKKVQDILDAENIPFGTFAKNVDFRRDIGIEEVHVTDEMPSEVAVKTAKNVISKSGISGSEIDLIIDFTSLPQDYIGPTWSAAGLVQEAIGADRAFCTALTVGGCASYHFAMRSALALMRSDEKINTVLLVAGDRTPDLNKTYYPITVASDGGGALILKKGCDRAVILGIETISIGRLHDVWYVPGLGRKKPDEEASETLIHMYCNMKKFNEGVIIRNFFMFRKVINKLLSRIGMTMDDIDYFVYPTFSTWDQKYFCEALNIPREKVSTEGLRHRGHVQESDMVINYARAVEDGAIKKGDIVMVVSNGAGFAWSAVVVRH; this is encoded by the coding sequence ATGGATATTGGCATCCTGGCTGAGGCCTATTACCTCCCGCCGAGCAAAAAAAAGGTTCAGGACATATTGGACGCAGAGAACATTCCTTTCGGGACCTTCGCAAAAAATGTCGATTTCCGGCGTGACATAGGAATTGAAGAGGTCCACGTCACGGACGAAATGCCTTCGGAAGTGGCTGTGAAAACCGCAAAAAACGTTATTTCGAAAAGCGGGATATCCGGGAGTGAAATCGACCTCATCATTGATTTCACGAGTCTTCCTCAGGATTACATCGGTCCGACATGGTCGGCGGCCGGGCTTGTTCAGGAAGCGATCGGCGCGGATCGGGCTTTCTGCACGGCGCTCACGGTGGGGGGCTGCGCCAGTTATCATTTCGCGATGCGATCGGCCCTTGCCCTGATGCGCAGTGACGAAAAGATCAATACGGTTCTTCTGGTCGCGGGAGACAGAACCCCCGACCTCAACAAAACCTATTATCCCATAACCGTGGCCAGTGATGGAGGAGGGGCCCTGATTCTGAAAAAGGGATGCGACCGGGCCGTCATACTGGGCATTGAAACCATTTCGATCGGACGCCTGCACGACGTGTGGTATGTCCCGGGGCTGGGCAGGAAAAAGCCGGATGAAGAGGCATCGGAAACCCTGATCCATATGTACTGCAATATGAAAAAGTTCAATGAAGGAGTCATCATCAGGAATTTTTTCATGTTCAGGAAAGTCATCAACAAGCTGTTGAGCAGGATCGGCATGACCATGGATGACATCGATTATTTTGTTTATCCGACCTTCTCGACATGGGATCAGAAGTACTTTTGTGAAGCCTTGAATATTCCCCGGGAAAAAGTATCGACAGAGGGACTCCGTCACCGGGGACATGTTCAGGAAAGCGACATGGTGATCAATTATGCCCGCGCTGTGGAAGACGGCGCCATCAAAAAGGGCGACATCGTCATGGTGGTTTCCAACGGTGCGGGTTTCGCGTGGTCCGCGGTCGTCGTCAGGCATTAG
- a CDS encoding agmatinase family protein, with amino-acid sequence MNRKNVPMVANRKGSLPRVYGDTPSFLGVDVVDINRLEKGRDVIFSGVPWEGTVTWGSFSGCELAPRAIRHSAARYGGFLPEYELDFFDYLTVADAGDVSVDPNSPEKTMNNIYSSMDRIYGKGSIPVTVGGDHSITPPIVDALGNNAKGPIGILHFDAHLDNAKVFGEDLFARCSPLHRIAQNEKVRTESIVHIGIRGPRNSPSQLEYAWQIGARVFNIREIRERGMTSVIDEALRIASNQTEHVYVTICSDCIDASFNPGGPADFNGLFPHELFSALYTIGRAGISGLDYVEVYPIQDPNSFSSHLASWAIIHALVGLASGKKKKSETATA; translated from the coding sequence ATGAATCGCAAGAACGTTCCGATGGTCGCGAACAGAAAAGGCTCTTTGCCACGAGTCTATGGAGATACGCCTTCGTTCCTGGGGGTCGATGTCGTTGACATCAATCGCCTTGAGAAGGGCAGGGACGTGATCTTCTCCGGGGTGCCCTGGGAAGGAACGGTGACCTGGGGGTCTTTTTCGGGCTGCGAGCTCGCGCCGCGGGCAATCCGGCACAGCGCGGCGCGATACGGCGGATTTCTGCCGGAATACGAGCTGGATTTCTTTGACTATCTGACTGTCGCAGATGCCGGGGATGTGTCCGTTGATCCGAACAGTCCGGAAAAAACGATGAACAACATCTATTCTTCCATGGACAGGATTTACGGGAAGGGAAGCATTCCAGTCACGGTAGGCGGCGATCATTCCATTACCCCGCCCATTGTGGATGCCCTAGGCAACAACGCGAAGGGCCCTATCGGCATTCTTCATTTCGACGCTCATCTGGACAACGCGAAGGTTTTCGGTGAAGATCTGTTCGCCCGCTGCAGTCCCCTGCATCGCATCGCCCAGAATGAAAAAGTGAGAACGGAAAGCATCGTTCATATCGGCATTCGGGGGCCGAGAAATTCTCCCTCCCAGTTGGAGTATGCCTGGCAGATAGGGGCGAGAGTCTTCAACATCCGGGAGATCAGAGAAAGAGGCATGACTTCGGTCATCGACGAAGCGCTCAGGATCGCGTCAAACCAGACTGAACATGTGTATGTGACAATTTGCAGCGACTGCATTGACGCGTCCTTCAATCCCGGAGGCCCAGCGGATTTCAACGGCCTGTTTCCTCACGAATTGTTCTCGGCTCTCTACACGATCGGAAGGGCGGGGATATCCGGTTTGGACTACGTGGAAGTCTATCCGATTCAGGACCCGAATTCGTTTTCTTCTCACCTGGCTTCCTGGGCGATCATCCATGCCCTCGTGGGGCTGGCCTCGGGAAAGAAAAAAAAGAGCGAAACGGCAACGGCCTGA
- a CDS encoding acyl-CoA dehydrogenase family protein, with protein sequence MDFSLTAEQIRFKESVVEFARRALKNEALEHGDPREFYWEGWRRCAEFGIQGIAMPKAYGGLELDLLTCVLIMQGLGYACRDAGLIFSLNTQIWTCECPILKFGTDEQKEKYLGRLISGSIVGGHAMTEPDSGSDAFSMKTRAVRDGDRYILNGTKIFITNAPIADILLVFAVTNEQKKFGGVSAFIVEKGFPGFSVGKPFSLMGLRSCPIGEVILQDCEVPAENRLGSEGAGSAIFNSEMEQERSCLFASQLGAMEKILEDCVQYAKARSQFGQPIGDYQAVSHKIADMRVRIELSRLILYQVAWMKASGKRAPVESSIAKLYVSESYVQTCMDALQIHGAYGYSTEFPIERNLRDSIAGKIYSGSSEIQRNILASFLGL encoded by the coding sequence ATGGATTTTTCATTGACCGCCGAACAGATCAGATTCAAGGAATCCGTCGTGGAGTTCGCGCGTCGCGCCCTTAAAAACGAGGCGCTCGAACACGGCGACCCGCGGGAGTTTTACTGGGAAGGATGGCGCCGGTGCGCCGAATTCGGCATTCAGGGCATCGCGATGCCCAAAGCTTACGGGGGCCTTGAACTGGATCTGCTGACCTGCGTTCTCATCATGCAGGGGCTTGGCTACGCGTGCAGGGACGCCGGTTTGATCTTCTCCCTCAATACCCAGATCTGGACGTGTGAATGCCCCATCCTGAAATTTGGAACGGACGAGCAGAAAGAAAAGTATCTGGGGCGACTGATCAGCGGCTCCATCGTCGGCGGCCACGCCATGACGGAACCGGATTCCGGCTCCGATGCCTTCAGTATGAAGACCCGGGCGGTCAGGGACGGCGACAGGTACATTCTCAACGGGACGAAGATTTTTATCACCAATGCCCCCATCGCCGATATCCTTCTCGTCTTCGCCGTAACGAACGAGCAGAAAAAATTCGGAGGCGTTTCCGCCTTCATCGTTGAAAAGGGATTTCCCGGATTCTCCGTGGGAAAGCCCTTCAGTCTCATGGGACTCAGGAGCTGCCCCATCGGGGAAGTCATCCTGCAGGACTGCGAGGTTCCCGCCGAAAACAGACTCGGGAGCGAGGGAGCGGGCTCGGCCATTTTCAATTCCGAAATGGAGCAGGAAAGGAGCTGCCTGTTCGCCTCCCAGCTCGGCGCCATGGAAAAGATCCTGGAGGATTGTGTGCAGTACGCGAAAGCGCGATCTCAGTTCGGGCAGCCCATCGGAGATTACCAGGCCGTATCCCATAAGATTGCGGACATGAGGGTCCGGATCGAACTGTCCCGGCTGATTCTCTATCAGGTGGCCTGGATGAAGGCTTCCGGGAAACGGGCGCCCGTCGAATCTTCCATTGCCAAACTGTACGTCAGTGAAAGTTATGTTCAGACCTGCATGGATGCCCTTCAGATTCATGGCGCCTATGGTTATTCCACGGAGTTTCCCATCGAGAGGAATCTCCGTGATTCCATCGCCGGAAAAATCTATTCCGGAAGCTCCGAGATTCAGAGAAATATCCTGGCAAGCTTTCTGGGGTTATAG